The following coding sequences are from one Dermacentor silvarum isolate Dsil-2018 chromosome 4, BIME_Dsil_1.4, whole genome shotgun sequence window:
- the LOC119450489 gene encoding serine/arginine-rich splicing factor 7-like isoform X3, with amino-acid sequence MSSRDSPQMARYRDTCPIDCKVYVGELGNSGTKHELEEAFGYYGPLRNVWVARSPPGFAFVEFEDPRDARDAVRALDGKMLCGRRVRVELSTGKSRNSYRGSSRPFQPTDRCYDCGERGHYARDCRVYSRRNSSRRSRSRSRSRSFSPRRGGGGGGGRSRSLSRSPRRSPPAGSRSRSRSR; translated from the exons ATGTCCTCCCGGGATTCTCCGCAGATGGCACGCTACAGAGACACCTGCCCCATAGACTGCAAGGTGTACGTCGGTGAGTTGGGCAACAGTGGCACCAAGCATGAGTTGGAGGAGGCATTTGGCTACTATGGGCCCCTGCGCAACGTTTGGGTAGCCCGAAGTCCGCCAGGCTTCGCTTTCGTCGAGTTTGAGGACCCCCGAGACGCACGGGATGCTGTGCGAGCTCTTGATGGCAA GATGCTTTGCGGCCGTCGTGTGCGTGTAGAGTTGTCCACAGGGAAGTCTCGCAACTCTTACCGCGGCTCCTCGCGCCCCTTCCAACCAACTGACCGTTGCTACGACTGCGGCGAAAGGGGACACTATGCCAGAGACTGCAGAGTCTACTCGCGCAGGAACTCCTCGCG CCGCAGCCGATCAAGGTCCAGGAGCCGGTCATTCAGTCCCCGTcgcggaggtggtggtggtggtggccgGTCCCGCTCGCTGAGCCGGTCGCCGCGGAGGTCCCCGCCTGCTGGATCTCGCAGCCGCTCACGCAGCCGGTGA